The proteins below come from a single Bartonella schoenbuchensis R1 genomic window:
- a CDS encoding metal ABC transporter solute-binding protein, Zn/Mn family: MHTRVKQFALLGFILFFPFFSSSAAANNKIKVVASFSILADLIENVGGDHIAMTTLVGPNASIHTYEPTPRDVKVLKDAHIIFVNGLHLEDSINRLIAASDTKALLIEASANIPALTLKDQEHGTKHHHHHNSIDPHAWQAISNVKIYVKNIAVAFCTIDHQSCESYNKNADAYLQKLDTLQTAITTQIATIPQDKRIIITSHDAFNYFSHEYDFTILAPQSISTETEATAADVASLIKQIKANKASALFVENISNPRLIEQIAKETNLKIGGTLYSDALSEKNGPAATYLSMIQYNVNTIINAIQTTQIINN; this comes from the coding sequence ATGCACACACGTGTTAAACAATTTGCCTTGCTCGGCTTTATTTTATTCTTTCCCTTTTTTTCATCTTCCGCCGCTGCAAATAATAAGATCAAAGTTGTCGCAAGTTTTTCTATTCTCGCAGACTTGATAGAAAATGTAGGAGGTGATCATATTGCTATGACAACTTTAGTTGGCCCTAATGCAAGCATTCATACGTATGAACCCACTCCACGTGATGTAAAAGTTCTTAAAGACGCTCATATTATTTTTGTAAATGGACTTCATTTAGAAGATTCTATTAACCGACTCATCGCAGCAAGCGATACAAAAGCACTTCTTATTGAAGCTAGTGCCAACATTCCCGCACTTACACTTAAAGATCAAGAACACGGTACAAAACATCACCATCATCACAACAGTATTGATCCACACGCTTGGCAAGCTATCTCTAATGTAAAAATTTATGTCAAAAATATTGCTGTTGCTTTTTGTACAATCGATCACCAATCATGCGAAAGTTACAATAAAAATGCTGATGCTTATCTCCAAAAACTCGATACACTGCAAACAGCTATCACAACACAAATTGCGACCATCCCACAAGATAAACGTATCATTATTACATCTCATGATGCTTTTAATTATTTTTCTCATGAATATGATTTTACTATACTTGCACCTCAAAGTATTTCAACAGAGACAGAAGCCACCGCAGCAGATGTTGCCAGCCTTATTAAGCAAATTAAAGCCAATAAAGCATCTGCATTGTTTGTTGAAAATATCTCCAATCCCCGCCTTATAGAACAGATTGCAAAAGAAACAAATTTGAAAATTGGTGGCACTCTTTATTCTGATGCATTATCGGAAAAAAACGGCCCTGCAGCAACTTATCTGAGTATGATACAATACAACGTTAACACTATCATCAATGCAATACAGACCACTCAAATTATCAATAACTAA
- the nrdI gene encoding class Ib ribonucleoside-diphosphate reductase assembly flavoprotein NrdI, translated as MGLIVYYSSVTGNTEYFVSQLGQQLFKIDKKKPSVLVGKPYILVVPTYADGEGRMAVPKPVIHFLNEIENRKLIRGVIGGGNRNFGRNYSLASKIISEKCFVPCLYRFELRGTDEDVIFVKKGLEKFWKK; from the coding sequence ATGGGGCTTATTGTCTATTATTCGAGTGTAACGGGTAATACTGAGTATTTCGTTTCTCAGCTAGGTCAACAGCTTTTCAAAATTGATAAAAAGAAACCATCTGTGTTAGTTGGGAAACCTTATATATTGGTCGTACCTACCTATGCAGATGGAGAAGGTAGGATGGCGGTGCCAAAGCCCGTTATTCATTTCCTTAATGAAATAGAAAACCGTAAATTAATTCGTGGAGTAATTGGAGGCGGAAATCGTAATTTCGGTCGTAATTATAGTTTAGCGAGCAAGATTATTTCTGAAAAATGTTTTGTGCCTTGCCTTTATCGTTTTGAGTTGCGTGGAACAGATGAAGACGTTATTTTTGTTAAAAAGGGATTAGAAAAGTTTTGGAAAAAGTAG
- a CDS encoding metal ABC transporter permease: MYEFFLAPFIDFKFMQNALIGSTLLAISACPIGVFLTLRGMSLIGDAMSHAILPGVAISFLFYGFVLIPMAIGGIIAGIIVALATALISRNGFQKEDASMAVFYLIALAGGVIIISLKGSTVDLLHFLFGSVLSIDTEALWLITTLMLITMSSLCIFWRALIMESLDPLFFKSLSPLGKYIHILLLGLTVFNLVGGFHSLGALMSVGIMMIPAITARFWLSRLGPICVLSIILGIISSAFGLLLSFHMSLPSGPTIILVAGFIYILSCFISPRGLIAARFPRLFYTSSSS, encoded by the coding sequence GTGTACGAATTTTTCCTTGCACCTTTCATTGATTTCAAATTCATGCAAAATGCCTTAATCGGTTCGACTCTATTAGCCATTAGCGCCTGTCCTATTGGCGTGTTTTTAACACTGCGTGGAATGAGCTTAATAGGCGATGCCATGTCTCATGCTATTCTTCCTGGTGTCGCAATTTCCTTTCTATTTTATGGGTTTGTCCTCATTCCTATGGCTATTGGTGGAATCATAGCGGGCATTATTGTCGCGTTAGCAACTGCCTTAATTTCACGCAATGGCTTTCAAAAAGAAGATGCATCAATGGCAGTCTTTTACCTTATTGCGTTGGCAGGAGGAGTTATTATTATTTCACTCAAAGGATCAACTGTTGATCTTCTCCATTTTTTATTTGGTTCAGTTCTTTCTATTGACACAGAAGCCCTTTGGTTAATTACCACCTTAATGTTGATAACAATGAGCAGTCTGTGTATTTTCTGGCGTGCTCTTATAATGGAAAGCCTTGATCCATTGTTTTTTAAATCACTTTCTCCCTTAGGAAAATATATCCATATATTATTACTTGGACTGACGGTATTTAATTTGGTTGGTGGTTTCCACTCACTAGGAGCTCTAATGTCAGTTGGCATTATGATGATTCCAGCCATCACGGCTCGTTTTTGGCTTTCGCGGCTAGGGCCTATTTGTGTGCTATCTATCATTTTAGGAATAATTTCTAGCGCATTTGGTCTACTACTTTCTTTTCACATGTCACTTCCCTCTGGCCCTACTATTATTTTAGTTGCAGGATTTATCTATATTCTCTCTTGCTTCATAAGCCCACGCGGCCTTATTGCAGCACGATTTCCTCGTCTTTTTTATACCTCTTCTTCATCATAG
- a CDS encoding universal stress protein, which produces MTKPILALIDSSIYAKHVCDLALWAAKSMQTTIRLLHVLDKSEEEISIPDTQQADNNTLNPSDLKQQDTTLAKALFAQKVGQTALEEAKDYLNSQSHIEIETRLRHDSLIDALNTYNTQSSLIVMGKRGEQTASDKKRLGLNFENVVRSSELPILVASRHFRPIQRVLIAFDGGPLIMKAIDFICTRKFFNNLTFVLGMAELQTQAVQDSFNETLERLQAAKIKVEPLKTEDSLEQMILQNIQTLHLDMLVMGAFHHSKMYNFYLALKLRLLSIKRLFQL; this is translated from the coding sequence ATGACAAAACCGATACTCGCTCTTATTGATTCTTCAATTTATGCAAAACATGTATGTGACCTAGCGTTATGGGCTGCTAAATCTATGCAAACAACAATTCGGTTGTTGCACGTCTTGGACAAATCGGAAGAAGAAATTAGTATACCAGATACACAACAAGCCGACAATAACACACTAAATCCATCTGACTTAAAACAACAAGATACCACTCTTGCTAAAGCACTCTTTGCGCAAAAAGTTGGACAAACAGCTTTGGAAGAAGCGAAAGATTATCTCAATTCTCAGAGTCATATTGAAATTGAAACACGCTTACGTCATGATAGCCTTATTGATGCATTGAATACTTATAATACTCAATCTTCACTTATCGTTATGGGGAAACGTGGTGAACAAACAGCATCTGATAAAAAACGATTAGGGCTCAATTTTGAAAACGTTGTACGCTCTTCTGAGCTTCCAATTCTCGTTGCTTCACGTCATTTTCGCCCAATTCAAAGAGTTCTCATAGCTTTTGACGGTGGCCCTTTGATCATGAAAGCTATTGATTTTATTTGTACACGAAAATTTTTTAATAACCTAACCTTTGTATTAGGTATGGCAGAATTGCAAACACAAGCTGTGCAAGACAGTTTCAACGAAACATTAGAGCGATTACAAGCTGCTAAAATTAAAGTTGAACCACTCAAAACAGAAGACAGTCTTGAACAAATGATTCTTCAGAACATTCAAACACTTCATCTTGATATGCTCGTTATGGGAGCTTTTCACCACTCTAAAATGTATAATTTTTATTTGGCTCTAAAACTCAGACTATTATCCATAAAGCGCCTATTCCAGTTATGA
- a CDS encoding glycerophosphodiester phosphodiesterase codes for MFKPKIVAHRGGANLYSENTLSAFRHAIALGVDEIECDVHLLKSGEVVVFHDFCLEQLVGQKGYIHDIDNETRKQLCVKGSTESPPLLEELLDLLVPTNVALHLEIKTCGAIEREYILSQKALGLINSRNLAKRVSAISFDSTCLRPFIEAGIPSGPCIDNFEGDISYQFSKWKKLGHSDLSLDGSIVSRKFIESALDAGFTVGVWTINGKARLSHWLDMPVHYITTDQPDLALQLRSQK; via the coding sequence ATGTTTAAACCAAAAATTGTTGCTCATCGTGGTGGAGCTAATCTCTATTCTGAAAATACACTTTCAGCGTTTCGTCATGCAATTGCGTTGGGAGTTGATGAAATTGAATGTGATGTTCATCTCCTTAAAAGTGGTGAGGTGGTTGTATTTCATGATTTTTGCCTTGAGCAATTGGTAGGGCAAAAAGGGTATATTCATGATATTGATAATGAAACACGCAAGCAACTTTGCGTAAAAGGCAGTACTGAGTCTCCTCCTTTACTAGAAGAATTATTAGATCTTTTAGTGCCAACAAACGTTGCACTGCATCTTGAAATCAAAACATGTGGTGCGATTGAGCGCGAATATATTTTATCTCAAAAAGCCCTTGGATTGATTAATAGCCGCAATTTGGCAAAAAGAGTTTCAGCAATCAGTTTTGATTCTACTTGTTTGCGCCCTTTTATTGAAGCAGGAATACCATCTGGTCCATGTATAGATAATTTTGAAGGTGATATATCTTACCAGTTTTCTAAATGGAAAAAATTAGGGCACTCTGATCTGAGTTTAGATGGTTCAATTGTATCGCGAAAATTTATTGAATCTGCACTTGATGCTGGCTTTACTGTCGGTGTTTGGACAATAAACGGGAAGGCTCGTTTATCACATTGGCTTGATATGCCTGTGCATTACATTACAACAGATCAACCTGATCTTGCTTTACAATTACGTTCACAAAAATGA
- a CDS encoding ABC transporter ATP-binding protein — MCLYFNNVTLGYANRTIIKDFSAKLTVNSLIAIIGDNGSGKSTLLKAIAGLIKPISGKIVKPMKSRIAYLAQQCEIDRTFPINVETLIKTGLWSFCGLLKNQRSYQDKIKNALEIVGLTELANRSLDTLSSGQLQRALFARIIVQDSDIILLDEPFNGVDLNTQKDLLALITHWQKQGRTVLIALHDPLIVQEHFPKTIQINKQCAFYRETTPLLTPSDHHSMPFFIPSFSPNNSSKQYFPINDSKQIGS; from the coding sequence ATGTGCTTATATTTCAACAATGTAACACTAGGTTATGCAAATAGGACGATAATAAAGGATTTTTCAGCAAAATTAACAGTGAACTCATTAATCGCAATAATTGGTGATAACGGTTCTGGAAAATCTACATTGCTTAAAGCCATTGCAGGATTGATTAAGCCTATTAGTGGCAAAATTGTAAAACCAATGAAAAGCCGTATCGCTTATCTTGCCCAACAGTGTGAAATTGATCGAACGTTTCCAATCAATGTAGAAACGCTTATAAAGACAGGACTGTGGTCTTTTTGTGGGTTGTTGAAAAACCAGCGCTCTTATCAAGATAAAATTAAAAATGCACTCGAAATAGTTGGGCTTACAGAGCTCGCTAATCGCTCGCTTGATACACTATCAAGTGGTCAATTACAGCGTGCTCTTTTTGCACGTATCATTGTACAGGATTCTGATATCATATTGCTTGATGAACCTTTCAACGGTGTAGATCTTAATACCCAAAAAGATCTTCTTGCACTAATTACCCATTGGCAAAAACAAGGACGAACTGTTCTTATAGCACTGCATGATCCTCTTATTGTTCAAGAGCATTTTCCCAAAACGATTCAAATCAATAAACAATGTGCCTTTTATAGAGAAACGACACCACTCCTCACCCCTAGTGACCATCATAGCATGCCATTTTTTATACCCAGTTTTTCTCCTAACAATTCATCAAAACAATATTTCCCTATCAATGATTCTAAGCAGATTGGATCATAA
- the nrdH gene encoding glutaredoxin-like protein NrdH, protein MSITIYSKPSCVQCNATYRAFDAKGINYRVVDISRDEQAYNFIQSLGYRQVPVVVCGENHWSGFRPDMINGLCG, encoded by the coding sequence ATGTCTATAACTATTTATAGTAAGCCATCTTGTGTCCAATGTAATGCTACTTATCGTGCCTTCGATGCTAAAGGTATTAATTATCGTGTCGTTGATATTTCACGTGATGAACAAGCCTATAATTTTATTCAATCTCTAGGGTATCGTCAGGTTCCTGTAGTTGTATGTGGTGAAAATCATTGGTCTGGTTTTAGACCAGATATGATTAATGGTCTTTGTGGCTAA
- a CDS encoding RsmB/NOP family class I SAM-dependent RNA methyltransferase translates to MRLGGRLQAAIDVLKEIEMRHRPASEALKDWGLSHRFAGVSDRAAIGTIVYDVLRRRYSLQWRMDSDDILDIAFGALLDTGAMTIEQIDSTLEGDRFTPQLLALKQRHSWQKRQLVDAPDYIRGDIPQWCQAHLQPLFADNWVTEAAALATRPPLDLRVNSLKATPEKVLKELAKIKVQSFSWFRQALRIAPIEKFGRHPNVQAEPAFQKGHFEVQDLGSQIVAHLTETKAGIQLLDYCAGAGGKTLALAANMNNRGQIYAYDSNKVRLAPIFSRLRRAGIHNVQSRVHVEELKPLVGQMDIVLLDAPCSGTGTWRRRPDAKWRLTPEQVKQRQEEQFAILNEALVYLKSNGRLVYITCSLFIDENEEQISRFLQRHSNFFPIDLRALWQRHFSSSTIQPMFSSYGLTLSPASTQTDGFFLAILQKKH, encoded by the coding sequence TTGCGATTAGGTGGGCGTTTGCAAGCAGCAATAGATGTTCTAAAAGAGATAGAGATGCGGCATCGTCCTGCAAGTGAAGCTCTGAAAGATTGGGGACTTTCTCACCGTTTTGCTGGGGTGAGTGATCGTGCAGCAATTGGTACAATTGTTTATGATGTTTTAAGACGACGTTATTCATTACAATGGCGTATGGATAGTGATGATATTCTAGACATAGCTTTTGGAGCTTTGTTAGATACCGGAGCAATGACCATTGAACAGATTGATAGCACTTTAGAAGGAGATCGGTTTACACCACAATTATTAGCGCTTAAACAGCGTCATTCATGGCAAAAACGTCAGCTGGTTGATGCACCAGACTATATTCGTGGTGATATTCCCCAATGGTGTCAAGCTCATCTTCAACCCTTATTTGCCGACAATTGGGTAACTGAAGCTGCTGCTTTAGCAACACGTCCTCCGTTAGATTTACGAGTGAACAGTTTAAAAGCAACACCAGAGAAAGTGCTTAAAGAATTAGCAAAAATAAAAGTTCAATCTTTTTCATGGTTTCGGCAAGCTTTAAGAATTGCACCAATTGAAAAATTTGGACGTCATCCTAATGTGCAAGCTGAACCTGCCTTCCAAAAAGGGCACTTTGAAGTACAGGATTTGGGATCTCAAATTGTTGCTCATCTTACAGAAACAAAAGCAGGTATACAGTTATTAGATTATTGTGCAGGAGCTGGTGGAAAAACATTAGCTTTGGCTGCCAATATGAATAATCGGGGGCAAATTTATGCTTATGATTCAAATAAAGTCCGCTTGGCTCCTATTTTTAGTCGTCTTCGCCGAGCTGGTATCCATAATGTACAATCACGGGTGCATGTAGAAGAATTAAAGCCATTAGTAGGTCAGATGGATATAGTTTTATTAGATGCTCCATGTAGTGGAACAGGAACATGGCGCCGTCGCCCAGATGCAAAATGGCGTTTGACACCAGAACAAGTAAAACAACGCCAAGAAGAGCAATTTGCTATTTTGAATGAGGCATTGGTTTATCTTAAATCAAATGGACGTTTAGTTTATATTACATGTTCTCTTTTTATAGATGAGAATGAAGAGCAAATTTCCCGTTTTCTTCAACGACATTCCAACTTTTTTCCTATAGATTTGCGTGCACTTTGGCAGCGACATTTTAGTTCTTCAACTATACAGCCAATGTTTTCGAGTTATGGATTGACTTTATCGCCAGCATCAACTCAGACAGATGGTTTCTTTTTAGCTATTTTACAAAAGAAGCATTGA
- the ugpA gene encoding sn-glycerol-3-phosphate ABC transporter permease UgpA produces the protein MQEKHAYFKNRLLPYCLLLPQLAVTFLFFLWPTAQAIKSSFEREDPFGLTTTFIGFENYVTILSDPIYIKSFLTTIIFSVSVTVVSMTISLLLAVSADRVIHAKKAYTILLLWPYAVAPVLAGILWLFIFHPTIGTVPFLLEKINIIWNHRINGTQAMILIVIAASWQQISYNFLFFLAGLQSIQQSQIEAAAIDGAGPFKRFWTIVFPQLSPTTFFLLVININYVMFDTFGIIDNITFGGPAHATTTLVYKIYDDGFRNQIIGASAAQSIILMFMVTGLILIQFRWIDRRVQY, from the coding sequence ATGCAAGAAAAACATGCATATTTTAAAAATAGACTACTCCCTTATTGTCTACTCTTGCCTCAGCTTGCTGTAACTTTCTTGTTTTTCCTTTGGCCTACTGCCCAAGCAATAAAATCATCTTTTGAGCGTGAAGATCCGTTTGGTTTAACCACAACTTTTATTGGATTTGAAAATTACGTAACGATTCTCTCTGATCCAATTTATATAAAATCATTTCTTACAACTATAATATTTTCTGTCTCTGTTACTGTTGTTTCAATGACAATATCGCTTCTTTTAGCGGTTTCAGCTGATCGCGTTATTCATGCAAAAAAGGCTTATACAATACTCTTACTCTGGCCTTATGCGGTTGCCCCCGTATTAGCCGGTATATTATGGTTGTTTATCTTCCACCCAACTATTGGAACTGTTCCTTTTCTTCTTGAGAAAATAAATATTATTTGGAATCATCGTATTAATGGTACTCAAGCAATGATTCTTATTGTGATTGCTGCTAGCTGGCAACAAATTTCCTACAATTTTCTCTTTTTTCTAGCTGGACTTCAATCTATACAACAATCTCAAATAGAAGCAGCTGCTATTGATGGCGCTGGTCCTTTTAAACGATTTTGGACTATAGTCTTCCCACAACTTTCACCAACAACCTTTTTTCTTCTTGTTATCAACATCAATTATGTCATGTTTGATACATTCGGCATTATTGATAATATAACTTTTGGAGGACCTGCGCATGCAACAACCACGCTTGTCTATAAAATATATGACGACGGTTTTAGAAACCAAATAATCGGTGCGTCAGCAGCGCAATCAATAATCTTAATGTTTATGGTTACTGGCTTAATACTTATCCAGTTTCGCTGGATTGATCGCCGTGTACAATATTAA
- a CDS encoding sn-glycerol-3-phosphate import ATP-binding protein UgpC: MAIIQLSNIKKQYDNDTVVINDLNLTVADSELLVIVGPSGCGKSTLLRIIAGLEQVTSGELYIDNELINDYEPADRDIAMVFQNYALYPHMTVRGNLEYGLKNRKTPKEEIKRRVTHAAKLLEIEPFLDRKPQQLSGGQRQRVAMGRVIVRQPRVFLFDEPLSNLDSKLRTQMCIEIKKLQRSLKTTSLYVTHDQLEAMTLADRIVVMNQGAIEQIGTPMEIYDYPETIFVANFIGSPPMNFLDRQALEQHLNSSFSCSEQTDILAFRPEAILLGEHPDKGPVFHTHIELIKPVGTGCHVLTRWNNTVFTVDIKERLTNSYGQQLNFTVPNQSFHTFNKITGKRT, translated from the coding sequence GTGGCTATCATTCAGTTATCAAATATAAAAAAACAATATGACAATGACACTGTGGTCATTAATGATTTAAACTTAACCGTTGCTGATAGCGAACTTCTTGTTATTGTTGGTCCCTCAGGATGTGGAAAATCAACTTTATTACGTATCATTGCTGGGCTCGAACAAGTCACCTCAGGTGAGCTCTATATTGATAATGAGCTTATCAACGATTATGAACCAGCTGATCGTGACATTGCTATGGTTTTCCAAAATTACGCACTCTATCCACATATGACAGTACGTGGAAACTTGGAATACGGCCTTAAAAATAGAAAAACACCAAAAGAAGAAATTAAGAGGCGTGTGACACATGCTGCAAAACTTTTGGAAATAGAGCCATTTCTTGATCGCAAACCACAACAATTATCAGGAGGACAACGCCAACGTGTTGCAATGGGGCGTGTTATTGTTCGTCAACCACGTGTCTTTCTTTTTGATGAACCACTTTCAAACCTTGATTCAAAATTACGTACACAAATGTGTATCGAAATAAAAAAACTACAACGCTCACTAAAAACAACTAGCCTTTATGTCACCCACGATCAATTAGAAGCTATGACACTGGCTGATAGAATAGTCGTTATGAATCAAGGAGCTATCGAACAAATTGGAACACCAATGGAAATTTACGATTATCCAGAAACAATATTTGTTGCAAATTTTATTGGCTCTCCCCCTATGAATTTTCTTGATCGTCAAGCTCTAGAACAACATTTAAACAGTTCATTTTCTTGTAGTGAACAAACTGATATTTTAGCATTTAGACCGGAAGCAATTTTGTTGGGTGAGCATCCAGACAAAGGTCCCGTTTTTCATACGCATATTGAACTCATCAAACCTGTAGGAACAGGGTGCCATGTCTTAACACGTTGGAATAATACCGTTTTCACAGTTGATATAAAAGAGCGCCTTACAAATAGTTATGGACAACAATTAAATTTCACCGTTCCTAATCAGAGTTTTCATACTTTTAACAAGATTACAGGAAAACGCACATAA
- the ugpE gene encoding sn-glycerol-3-phosphate ABC transporter permease UgpE, with amino-acid sequence MVENRPFLTFLTHLILIVGIIIICFPVYVAIIASTHNSAAFSSGTIPLLPGQYTLENYKIIFGDGLAQHGLPNLLPLLINSLIMAIGISVGKIIISLLSAYAIVYMRFPFRKTAFVLIFVTLMLPIEVRIIPTYAVVAQLNMINTYSGMIIPLIASATATFLFRQFFLTIPDELLEAARVDGAGPFKFFKDILLPLSKNNIAALFIIMFVYGWVQYLWPLLVMTDQDHQTILIILKQLIVESLQHDPQWNILMAVSVVAMVPPVLVVICMHRLFVKGLIETEK; translated from the coding sequence ATGGTTGAAAATCGCCCTTTTTTGACATTTCTGACCCATCTTATCCTCATTGTTGGCATTATCATTATTTGTTTTCCAGTTTACGTTGCTATTATTGCTTCAACTCATAACTCAGCTGCATTTAGCTCGGGAACAATCCCTCTCTTACCAGGGCAATACACTTTAGAAAATTATAAAATAATTTTTGGTGATGGTCTTGCGCAACATGGTCTTCCAAACCTCTTACCACTTTTAATAAACTCACTCATAATGGCAATTGGTATTAGCGTTGGAAAAATTATTATTTCGCTCCTCTCTGCTTACGCAATTGTCTATATGCGCTTCCCTTTTCGTAAAACGGCTTTTGTTTTGATCTTTGTCACATTAATGTTACCTATAGAAGTTCGTATTATTCCGACATATGCAGTCGTTGCACAGTTAAACATGATAAATACTTACAGTGGAATGATTATTCCATTGATTGCTTCGGCAACTGCTACATTTTTATTTCGTCAATTCTTTTTGACTATTCCCGATGAACTTTTAGAAGCCGCTCGCGTTGATGGTGCAGGACCATTTAAATTTTTTAAGGATATTCTTTTACCCCTTAGTAAAAATAATATAGCTGCTTTATTTATTATTATGTTCGTTTATGGATGGGTACAGTATCTCTGGCCTTTACTTGTTATGACAGATCAAGACCACCAAACCATTCTTATTATCCTGAAACAACTTATTGTAGAATCACTTCAACATGATCCTCAATGGAATATCCTTATGGCAGTATCAGTTGTCGCTATGGTACCACCTGTTTTAGTTGTCATCTGCATGCACCGGCTTTTTGTTAAAGGCCTCATTGAAACGGAGAAATAG
- the guaA gene encoding glutamine-hydrolyzing GMP synthase, with protein sequence MSTSHSNTILIIDFGSQVTQLIARRVRAIGVYSEIVPFQLALEKFKNIKPKAVILSGSPYSTVDDGSPRAPIEIFEAGIPVLGICYGEQIMCVQLGGKVETGHEREFGRASLEVKEESALFDGVWEKGSSQQVWMSHGDRVTALPEGFRVIGTSQGAPYAAIADEKRHFYAVQFHPEVVHTPDGIKLLQNFVYKICGLKSDWSMAAYRDQAIAAIRKKVGKGRVICGLSGGVDSSVTAILLHEAIGEQLTCIFVDHGLMRKNEAEEVLTLFRDNYNIKLVHVNAAHRFINALKGETDPEKKRKTIGRLFIEVFEEEAKKVGGAQFLAQGTLYPDVIESISAVGDGITIKSHHNVGGLPERMNMQLVEPLRELFKDDVRSLGRELGLPEQFIGRHPFPGPGLAIRCPGGVTPEKLEILREADAIYLDEIRKAGLYDEIWQAFAVLLPVQTVGVMGDGRTYEFVCALRAVTSVDGMTADFYPYDMNFLGKVATRIINEVRGINRVVYDVTSKPPGTIEWE encoded by the coding sequence ATGAGTACATCGCATTCAAATACTATTCTTATTATTGATTTTGGTTCACAAGTTACACAGCTGATTGCACGGCGAGTGCGGGCAATAGGCGTTTATTCCGAAATTGTTCCTTTTCAATTGGCTTTAGAGAAGTTCAAAAATATTAAACCTAAAGCTGTTATTTTATCGGGTAGTCCTTATTCGACTGTTGATGATGGCTCACCACGTGCTCCGATAGAAATTTTTGAAGCCGGCATCCCAGTTCTTGGTATTTGTTATGGTGAACAAATCATGTGTGTTCAACTTGGTGGAAAAGTTGAAACTGGACATGAGCGTGAATTTGGACGTGCTTCTTTGGAAGTAAAAGAAGAAAGTGCGCTTTTTGATGGTGTTTGGGAAAAAGGGTCATCTCAACAAGTATGGATGAGCCATGGTGATCGTGTAACAGCTTTGCCTGAAGGTTTTCGTGTAATCGGAACATCGCAAGGTGCTCCTTATGCCGCCATTGCTGATGAGAAACGGCATTTTTATGCAGTGCAGTTTCACCCTGAAGTTGTTCATACACCAGATGGTATAAAACTTTTGCAAAATTTTGTTTATAAAATCTGTGGTCTTAAAAGTGATTGGTCCATGGCTGCTTATCGTGATCAGGCTATAGCTGCGATACGCAAAAAAGTCGGAAAAGGTCGTGTGATCTGTGGTCTTTCAGGTGGGGTGGATTCATCGGTTACAGCTATATTACTTCATGAAGCGATAGGAGAGCAACTGACATGTATTTTTGTAGATCATGGGTTGATGCGTAAGAATGAAGCTGAAGAAGTTCTTACATTGTTTCGCGATAATTATAATATAAAGCTTGTTCATGTTAATGCTGCTCATAGGTTTATTAATGCTTTGAAGGGTGAAACAGATCCAGAGAAAAAGCGCAAAACTATAGGTCGCCTTTTTATTGAAGTTTTTGAAGAAGAAGCCAAAAAGGTAGGTGGTGCACAGTTTTTAGCTCAAGGAACACTTTACCCAGATGTTATTGAAAGTATTTCAGCTGTTGGTGATGGGATAACAATTAAAAGTCACCATAATGTGGGTGGATTACCAGAGCGAATGAATATGCAACTTGTAGAGCCATTACGTGAATTGTTTAAAGATGATGTCCGCTCTTTGGGGAGAGAATTAGGTTTGCCTGAGCAATTTATTGGCCGCCATCCTTTTCCAGGTCCCGGTCTTGCAATTCGATGTCCAGGTGGAGTAACGCCTGAAAAATTAGAAATTTTGCGTGAAGCAGATGCTATTTACCTTGATGAAATTCGTAAAGCAGGTCTTTATGATGAAATTTGGCAAGCTTTTGCTGTTCTTCTTCCTGTTCAAACTGTTGGTGTTATGGGTGATGGACGCACTTATGAATTTGTTTGCGCTCTTCGTGCTGTAACATCTGTAGACGGTATGACTGCTGATTTTTATCCGTATGATATGAATTTCTTGGGCAAGGTAGCAACGCGTATTATTAATGAAGTTCGAGGTATTAATCGTGTTGTTTATGATGTAACTTCAAAGCCTCCTGGTACTATTGAATGGGAATAA